CAAACCCAGCTCTCTAGTGAAAACTTTGCAAATGATGCTACTCTCTTTGTAGCGGATATAGCTTAATACGATTCCCGACGTTTTTTGGAGCATTAGTTTTTATCCTCGAAGAAACATTTCCTACACCTTGCTTCATAGGCTTCTTTCTCTCCCAACATCACTTTTTGTTTGGAGTCTGAAAGTCTTAAAGAAAAGGCCGCTAGATCACCACATTTCATACAAATTGCATGCACCTTCGTCACATATTCAGCTATAGCCATTAAGCTGGGCATGGGTTCAAAAGGGTTTCCTTCAAAGTCCATATCCAATCCCGCCAATATCACCCTTTTGCCTTGTCTTGAAAGTTTTTGCGCAACAGAGACTATTTCATTGTCAAAAAACTGAACCTCATCTATTCCAACTACATCACAATCCCCACTGAGCAAAAGGATGTCATCCGCAAAATCGACAGGAGTGGAGCGTATCGTATTTTCATTATGTGAAACAACCTCTGAATCACTGTACCTTTTATCGATTGATGGTTTGAAAATCTCTACTTTTTGCCGGGCAATTTTTGCTCTGTTTAACCT
This genomic stretch from Algoriphagus halophilus harbors:
- a CDS encoding thymidine kinase — encoded protein: MFIEPSIGRNKSPERKGQIEVICGSMFSGKTEELIRRLNRAKIARQKVEIFKPSIDKRYSDSEVVSHNENTIRSTPVDFADDILLLSGDCDVVGIDEVQFFDNEIVSVAQKLSRQGKRVILAGLDMDFEGNPFEPMPSLMAIAEYVTKVHAICMKCGDLAAFSLRLSDSKQKVMLGEKEAYEARCRKCFFEDKN